The following proteins are encoded in a genomic region of Neorickettsia risticii str. Illinois:
- the thiS gene encoding sulfur carrier protein ThiS — translation MLDEQKIIINVNGDSIAVEAGITISGLVHLLKLNTSQMAVELNQIIIPRSLYSEHALKAGDSVEIVEFVGGG, via the coding sequence ATGTTAGACGAACAGAAAATAATCATCAATGTAAATGGTGACAGTATTGCTGTGGAAGCAGGAATCACCATATCAGGCTTGGTGCACCTGCTAAAACTCAACACATCGCAAATGGCAGTTGAATTGAATCAAATCATCATACCGAGGTCTTTATACAGCGAACACGCGTTGAAAGCAGGTGATTCAGTAGAAATCGTAGAGTTTGTCGGAGGAGGATAA
- the pnp gene encoding polyribonucleotide nucleotidyltransferase, whose translation MFEIKESSMEWEGKSLHIKTGEVARQAAGAACVSYGGTVVLAVVTLQKDSAASKKTSDLSGLALVTNFLARSYALGRIPNGFFKREGKLSEREVLASRVVDRAVRPLIEENLVNEVNIVCKLLAHGNRKVLPEIPALIAASAALQLSGIPFSGPVVGVDVNMHGSETTCNEIRETEDGLELFVACTEESVVMVEAEANEASEEEVVHALSEALKSAKPIFSFINEFVKSVTTVKPVGVLYDNEELCEKVRAACNAQLESVYNERISSKEERHNKLNQVYANTFARLEDDGYTESEILFFIRKLEKEIVRKNVLEEGIRPDGRSLTEIRPISIALDYLPGTHGSALFTRGGTQSLVVATLGSYQDEQVMDDIDGERRESVLLHYNFLPYAVGEVGALRAPGRREIGHGRLALKAVKAVLPGKEVFPYTLRLVSEITESDGSSSMATVCGSSLALMDTGVPITKHVAGIAMGLITDGARSAILSDISGDEDMLGDMDFKVAGTRNGIVALQMDMKVRGISIATIRNALNQALAGRLHILEKMEHAIAKPREGLKDSAPKILCYKIDKDVVHKVIGSGGKTIRGISSDTSTKIDIDQNNYVYIMADTEEALMEAKTRVDMASGTSDSNVSQLKIGELYEGKIVSIVDFGLFVVLPNKQEGLVHISEISRNRVNDIRAEHTEGQSVTVRIKDIGSDGKIKLTMRIDEDRVGSGSGSSPKKRFGAPPRKNSKDNRSGNSDRGFHERSGSAEGSSIGRKRFF comes from the coding sequence ATGTTTGAAATAAAAGAATCCTCCATGGAATGGGAGGGCAAGAGTTTGCACATAAAAACCGGAGAAGTGGCCCGTCAGGCTGCTGGTGCGGCTTGTGTTTCGTACGGTGGAACCGTTGTGCTGGCCGTAGTAACTCTTCAGAAGGATAGTGCAGCTTCTAAAAAGACTTCCGACTTGTCAGGTCTAGCACTGGTGACGAACTTCTTGGCCAGATCATACGCTCTTGGGCGTATACCAAACGGTTTCTTCAAACGGGAAGGCAAACTTTCAGAGAGAGAGGTATTGGCCTCCAGGGTGGTTGATAGAGCTGTAAGACCCTTGATAGAGGAAAATCTCGTTAATGAGGTGAACATAGTGTGCAAGCTTCTTGCGCATGGCAATAGAAAGGTTCTACCTGAAATACCAGCTCTGATTGCGGCTTCCGCTGCATTGCAGCTCTCTGGAATTCCGTTTAGCGGTCCCGTTGTCGGGGTCGATGTTAACATGCATGGGTCGGAAACAACATGTAACGAGATCAGGGAAACAGAAGATGGCCTCGAACTCTTTGTTGCTTGTACGGAGGAATCAGTTGTGATGGTGGAAGCCGAAGCAAATGAAGCCTCTGAAGAGGAGGTTGTACATGCCCTTTCAGAGGCGCTGAAAAGTGCAAAACCGATTTTTTCCTTCATCAACGAGTTTGTTAAAAGCGTTACTACGGTAAAGCCGGTAGGAGTACTCTATGACAATGAAGAGCTCTGTGAGAAGGTGCGTGCAGCGTGTAATGCACAATTAGAGAGCGTCTATAATGAGAGGATAAGTAGTAAGGAGGAGCGGCACAACAAGCTTAACCAGGTCTATGCGAATACCTTCGCTAGACTGGAGGATGATGGGTACACTGAGTCCGAGATTTTATTCTTCATTAGGAAGCTTGAAAAAGAGATCGTAAGAAAGAACGTTTTAGAGGAGGGCATAAGGCCGGATGGAAGAAGCTTAACGGAAATACGTCCAATCAGTATCGCTCTGGATTACCTTCCTGGCACTCATGGTTCTGCTCTTTTCACTCGTGGTGGAACACAGAGTTTGGTCGTAGCTACGCTGGGGTCTTATCAAGATGAGCAAGTTATGGATGACATCGATGGTGAAAGAAGGGAGTCCGTACTCTTGCACTATAACTTTTTGCCGTACGCAGTTGGTGAAGTTGGTGCTCTGCGCGCGCCAGGAAGGCGGGAAATCGGCCACGGACGTTTAGCCCTCAAAGCAGTGAAGGCTGTTCTGCCAGGTAAGGAGGTTTTCCCTTATACTTTGCGTTTGGTTTCTGAAATTACAGAATCTGACGGTTCCTCTTCTATGGCAACAGTGTGTGGGTCATCTTTGGCTCTAATGGACACTGGAGTTCCTATTACGAAGCATGTAGCGGGAATAGCTATGGGCCTAATAACTGATGGGGCAAGGTCTGCCATTCTGAGTGATATTTCGGGTGATGAAGACATGCTTGGGGATATGGACTTCAAGGTTGCGGGTACACGGAATGGAATTGTCGCGCTTCAGATGGATATGAAAGTGCGTGGCATAAGTATAGCAACAATTAGGAATGCACTGAATCAGGCATTGGCTGGAAGGTTACACATCCTTGAAAAGATGGAGCATGCAATTGCTAAGCCGCGTGAAGGTCTAAAGGATTCAGCCCCGAAGATACTATGTTACAAGATCGATAAGGATGTTGTGCATAAAGTGATAGGCAGTGGTGGGAAAACTATTAGGGGGATTTCCTCTGATACCTCTACAAAGATTGATATAGATCAAAACAACTATGTTTATATAATGGCTGACACCGAGGAGGCATTGATGGAAGCAAAAACTAGGGTTGATATGGCTTCAGGTACTTCTGATTCCAATGTTTCGCAGCTCAAAATTGGCGAACTGTATGAAGGAAAAATAGTAAGCATAGTTGACTTCGGGCTGTTTGTTGTTCTTCCAAATAAGCAGGAAGGATTGGTCCATATTAGTGAAATTAGTAGGAACAGGGTTAATGATATACGTGCAGAACACACCGAAGGGCAGTCAGTTACGGTGCGGATCAAGGATATAGGTTCAGATGGAAAAATTAAGCTGACTATGCGCATTGATGAGGATAGAGTAGGTAGTGGGAGTGGCTCCTCACCTAAGAAGCGTTTTGGAGCCCCTCCTAGAAAAAATAGCAAGGATAACCGATCTGGTAACAGTGATAGGGGTTTTCACGAGAGGTCCGGCTCTGCTGAAGGTTCGTCTATTGGTAGAAAGCGATTTTTCTAA
- the argS gene encoding arginine--tRNA ligase: MDLFLRLGNVLTEVVTSIFDVTLNEQASLWSSSKKREYGDFSTAISFLLAKKVGLSLHEVASSIAGGLRSFKDLFKNVSVASGGFVNVFLTSDTWSEFLAAVSDDASGYGFSDIGHGVPLNLEFVSANPTGPLHLGHIRGAIIFDIFAELLDKFGFSLTREYYINDAGKQIDLLVYSVFVRFCEQLQGKESDNFPNSCYAGEYIKDIASYLISTFPDSVKDTTELKSFSDTFREVILSLTMDMIKSDLAKLGVSYDCYVREKELHKGNYVEKVIAVLDEKGYLGEEELPSPKGKSGDWVERKQKVFLSKKFGDDTNRALQKVDGSWTYFASDVAYHYHKLERGFNHMIVGLGADHAGYVKRLFGVVEALSGGDARIDIKLYNLVNLFKNGKPVKLSKRNGDLITLDDVLESGITVNEIRFAMLTKSSEIVLDFDLDKFVSTSYDNPLFYVQYAHARCCSLLRKREPSAKCDAAMLVENLELDLMVTLAKLPSLLEMIIVSGEVHKLTFYLQEVAERFHSLWNAGMTQNKLRFIIEDEPGLTNARLTLVKAVKNTLASVLKVLKIEPAERM; encoded by the coding sequence ATGGACTTGTTCTTGAGGTTGGGCAATGTACTGACTGAAGTGGTTACCTCGATTTTCGATGTGACGCTTAATGAGCAAGCTTCGCTCTGGAGCTCTTCGAAGAAAAGAGAGTATGGAGATTTTTCCACGGCCATTTCTTTTCTTCTTGCCAAAAAGGTTGGACTTTCCTTGCATGAGGTAGCTTCTTCTATAGCGGGTGGTTTAAGGTCTTTTAAGGATCTTTTCAAGAATGTCTCTGTAGCCTCTGGGGGTTTTGTTAACGTTTTTCTTACAAGTGACACATGGTCCGAATTTTTAGCTGCGGTGAGTGATGATGCTAGTGGTTATGGATTTTCGGATATTGGTCATGGTGTTCCGCTTAATCTCGAGTTTGTATCAGCGAATCCTACGGGTCCGCTTCACTTAGGGCATATTAGAGGTGCGATTATCTTTGATATCTTTGCAGAGCTGTTGGATAAGTTCGGGTTTTCCCTTACGCGTGAGTACTACATTAACGACGCCGGAAAACAAATTGATTTACTTGTCTATTCTGTCTTTGTTCGCTTTTGCGAACAGCTGCAGGGAAAAGAGAGCGATAATTTCCCAAATAGTTGTTATGCCGGTGAGTATATAAAGGATATAGCAAGTTATCTTATTTCTACATTTCCTGATTCCGTTAAAGATACTACAGAGTTGAAAAGCTTTTCAGACACTTTCAGGGAAGTGATACTTTCACTAACCATGGATATGATAAAGTCGGATTTAGCTAAGTTAGGCGTAAGTTACGATTGTTATGTCAGGGAGAAGGAGCTACATAAGGGAAATTATGTTGAAAAGGTAATAGCAGTCCTTGATGAAAAAGGTTACTTAGGTGAGGAAGAATTGCCGTCGCCTAAGGGAAAGAGTGGCGATTGGGTAGAAAGAAAACAAAAGGTCTTTCTTTCAAAGAAGTTCGGTGATGACACGAATAGAGCGCTACAAAAAGTAGATGGAAGTTGGACTTATTTTGCGTCAGATGTTGCGTATCACTATCATAAACTTGAACGTGGTTTCAACCATATGATTGTTGGTTTAGGTGCTGATCACGCTGGATATGTTAAGAGACTTTTTGGTGTAGTCGAGGCACTCTCCGGAGGTGATGCGCGTATCGATATCAAATTGTATAATCTTGTTAACCTTTTCAAAAATGGAAAGCCAGTAAAACTTTCTAAACGCAATGGTGACCTTATAACGCTCGATGATGTCCTTGAGAGTGGTATTACGGTAAATGAAATACGATTCGCCATGCTTACTAAAAGTAGCGAAATCGTGTTGGATTTTGATTTGGATAAATTCGTTAGTACCTCGTACGATAACCCGCTTTTTTATGTCCAGTACGCGCATGCACGTTGCTGTTCCTTACTTAGAAAACGTGAGCCTTCGGCTAAGTGTGATGCTGCAATGCTCGTGGAAAACCTGGAGCTTGATTTGATGGTGACTCTTGCAAAGTTACCTTCTCTTCTTGAAATGATTATAGTTTCAGGTGAAGTGCATAAGTTGACTTTTTATTTGCAGGAAGTTGCAGAAAGGTTTCATTCTTTGTGGAACGCAGGTATGACGCAAAACAAGCTCAGATTCATTATAGAAGATGAACCGGGGCTCACGAACGCAAGGTTAACATTGGTGAAAGCTGTAAAAAACACACTAGCTTCTGTTCTCAAAGTGCTGAAAATTGAGCCCGCAGAAAGAATGTAA
- the purB gene encoding adenylosuccinate lyase — protein sequence MIPRYSREIAASIWRDDTRFSLWLEVELLACEAQARLGNIPQASLSVILEKAAFDIERIGSVEKEVKHDVIAFLTSVAEFVGPDARYIHMGMTSSDVIDTAFSLQLRRAGTLLLEDLDKVTEALRERALEHKNTICVARTHGIHAEPITLGLKFARFYQEFKRNRLRLSQAIKEISVCKISGAVGQFGNIDPFVQEYVAGKLGLESESLATQVLPRDRHAVFFSTLAIVASSIENVATEIRHLQRSEVLECSEYFSPGQKGSSAMPHKKNPILSENLTGLARIVRSTVTPFLENVTLWHERDISHSSVERVCAPTACVTLDFALERLSTVIRELVVFEKNIKNNLDLLGGLIFSQKVLLALIESGKTREEAYRIVQENAMKSWSDASTSFIENIKMDKRVTLQEFDKLFCYESYLRHLDYIFERVFSASEAS from the coding sequence ATGATTCCCAGGTACAGTAGAGAAATCGCTGCATCGATCTGGAGGGATGACACTAGGTTTTCCCTGTGGTTAGAGGTTGAACTTCTTGCGTGCGAGGCACAAGCTCGGCTTGGTAATATACCTCAGGCAAGTTTGAGCGTCATTTTAGAAAAAGCAGCTTTCGATATAGAAAGGATCGGGTCCGTCGAGAAAGAGGTTAAGCACGATGTTATAGCCTTTTTAACAAGTGTGGCGGAGTTCGTTGGCCCTGATGCAAGATATATACACATGGGCATGACTAGCTCAGACGTAATAGATACTGCTTTTTCGCTCCAGCTTCGTCGTGCGGGAACTTTACTCCTAGAAGACTTAGATAAAGTCACTGAAGCACTTAGGGAAAGGGCTCTCGAGCATAAGAACACTATCTGTGTTGCTAGGACACATGGAATTCATGCTGAACCTATTACTCTTGGGCTTAAGTTCGCTCGATTCTATCAGGAATTTAAACGAAATCGACTTAGACTTTCGCAAGCAATCAAGGAGATTTCTGTATGTAAGATTTCTGGTGCTGTAGGCCAGTTCGGTAATATTGATCCATTTGTCCAGGAGTACGTTGCTGGAAAACTCGGCCTTGAATCGGAGTCATTAGCAACGCAAGTGCTGCCCCGTGATAGGCATGCTGTCTTTTTTAGTACTCTTGCTATTGTTGCTTCCTCAATAGAGAACGTTGCAACAGAAATTAGACATCTTCAAAGAAGTGAGGTGTTGGAATGTTCAGAGTATTTCTCGCCGGGTCAGAAGGGGAGTTCAGCAATGCCTCATAAAAAAAACCCTATTTTGAGTGAAAACCTTACTGGCTTAGCTCGCATAGTGAGAAGCACGGTCACCCCGTTTCTTGAAAATGTCACTCTGTGGCACGAAAGGGATATCTCACATTCCTCAGTTGAAAGAGTGTGTGCTCCAACGGCTTGTGTTACGTTAGACTTCGCATTGGAAAGACTTTCCACTGTAATAAGGGAATTAGTGGTCTTCGAGAAGAATATCAAAAATAATCTAGACCTTTTAGGTGGACTTATTTTTTCGCAAAAGGTCCTTCTGGCACTTATAGAATCTGGAAAGACACGGGAAGAAGCTTATCGTATAGTTCAGGAAAACGCGATGAAAAGTTGGAGTGACGCGAGCACGTCTTTCATAGAGAACATAAAGATGGATAAGCGTGTGACACTTCAAGAATTTGATAAGCTCTTTTGCTATGAGAGTTACCTAAGACATCTGGATTACATATTCGAGCGTGTCTTTAGCGCTAGTGAAGCAAGTTGA
- the sdhC gene encoding succinate dehydrogenase, cytochrome b556 subunit — translation MRSPLSPSLFAYRFPLAAILSISHRLSGAFLFFYTGFFSWYVFACFYMPSSFLHTVLSPFFSGYLAGFLLCFFLFFFCYHLCSGVRHLFWDFCTGLSQASVKVSNFVVIIAALLLFFLMFSLAFL, via the coding sequence ATGAGGTCTCCCCTTTCTCCTTCTCTTTTTGCCTATCGTTTTCCTCTGGCTGCTATCTTGTCAATAAGTCATAGACTTTCAGGTGCGTTTTTGTTTTTTTATACAGGTTTTTTTTCTTGGTATGTTTTTGCTTGCTTTTACATGCCGTCTTCATTTTTGCACACTGTCCTTAGCCCATTTTTTTCGGGTTATTTGGCCGGTTTTCTCTTGTGTTTCTTTCTTTTCTTTTTTTGCTATCATCTTTGTAGTGGGGTTAGGCACCTTTTCTGGGATTTTTGTACGGGTCTTTCCCAGGCTTCTGTTAAGGTAAGTAACTTTGTCGTTATTATTGCTGCCCTTTTGCTGTTCTTCTTAATGTTTTCTCTTGCTTTTCTATGA
- a CDS encoding BON domain-containing protein, whose amino-acid sequence MFCLPACTPLLIGTTAATVAVTSIQDKGTGEVIDDKAILSRVSGVISSKDFCKDLTVSVNEGSVLIYGSVRNSTDRVAASKLVWSQEGVREVINEIQVQDKEESFAESAWIAAQIKLALLVKSSVKSFSYTVEVIDGTVYLLGVAQSKEEFSRVYDIARRIEGVKEVVSYVRLKSATGTSLQLHKR is encoded by the coding sequence GTGTTTTGTTTACCTGCCTGTACCCCACTTCTAATAGGAACGACAGCTGCTACAGTTGCGGTAACCTCAATTCAGGATAAGGGAACAGGTGAGGTTATCGATGATAAAGCTATTTTATCTAGGGTGTCTGGAGTTATTTCTAGTAAGGATTTTTGCAAAGATCTTACTGTCTCTGTAAACGAGGGTAGTGTGCTTATTTATGGTAGCGTGCGTAATTCAACAGATAGAGTGGCAGCAAGTAAACTTGTGTGGTCACAGGAGGGAGTGCGTGAAGTGATAAATGAGATACAGGTACAAGATAAGGAAGAATCTTTTGCTGAATCTGCGTGGATCGCAGCACAAATAAAGTTGGCTCTCCTAGTGAAGAGTTCTGTAAAGTCTTTCAGCTATACCGTTGAGGTGATAGACGGGACAGTGTATCTTCTGGGAGTCGCGCAAAGCAAAGAGGAGTTTAGTAGGGTTTACGACATTGCAAGGCGTATTGAAGGTGTAAAAGAAGTTGTAAGCTATGTCAGACTCAAAAGCGCTACCGGAACCTCTCTTCAATTGCACAAACGCTAG
- the nuoG gene encoding NADH-quinone oxidoreductase subunit NuoG codes for MPNVTINGKKLLVESGCTVIQACQMAGVEVPRFCYHERLKIAGNCRMCLVEIEGGPPKLAASCATPVVDNMVVHTDTPKVRVAREGVMEFLLANHPLDCPICDQGGECDLQDQAMLYGKGEGRFSYAKRSVQKKDFGPLISTEMNRCIHCTRCIRFLSDVAGVEELGMVNRGADSEISTYIQKSLSSELSGNIIDLCPVGALTSKPYAFTARPWELTKIESIDVLDAVGSNIRIDVKGQTVMRILPRLNEEINEEWLSDRSRFSYDGLRVQRLDRCYVRVNGKLCESTWKKAISEIVKQIDRVNREEIAAVAGDLADVESVFLLKRMLNKLGVSKTECRQDGASYMVSERDFYTFNTTFAGIEESDFCFLVGANLRVDAPLIAARIRKRWLSGDYTVVGLGSDARYAFDVSSIGNDVATLVEIASGRNQKFQELFGSSRRPMMIVGPDVLSRTDANYIVSLLRAIAERFGFFQESFNGFSVLQRHSGTVGALDVGFYHQDGLRGVLNGDTKLVYLLGADDCVDSIPEDAFVVYQGHHGDRGASRANVILPGCSYVEKDAIYVNTEGRAQLAFRAVFPPGEARDDREIIAELAQALGIPFSSVSLALIRTKLEKLGPHFKHLGMCVPRGPSKYEFMGEAVFADEVISFKKRNFYMSDVISRASSTMAKCSEEFNALSCSL; via the coding sequence ATGCCGAATGTTACTATCAACGGTAAGAAGCTTTTGGTTGAGTCTGGGTGTACTGTCATCCAGGCCTGCCAAATGGCTGGCGTTGAGGTGCCCAGATTTTGCTATCATGAGCGTCTCAAGATAGCTGGCAATTGTCGAATGTGTCTTGTTGAAATTGAGGGTGGTCCTCCGAAGCTGGCCGCTTCTTGTGCAACTCCGGTTGTTGATAATATGGTTGTGCATACCGACACGCCAAAAGTAAGAGTGGCTAGAGAGGGTGTTATGGAGTTTTTACTTGCCAATCATCCTTTGGATTGTCCCATATGCGACCAAGGTGGCGAGTGTGACCTCCAAGACCAGGCAATGCTTTATGGAAAAGGTGAAGGTAGATTCTCTTACGCCAAAAGATCCGTACAGAAGAAGGATTTTGGACCCTTGATCTCAACCGAGATGAATCGCTGCATACACTGTACGCGTTGTATTCGTTTTCTCTCCGATGTTGCAGGTGTAGAAGAACTCGGAATGGTTAACAGAGGGGCTGATTCTGAGATAAGTACCTACATACAAAAATCTCTTTCATCTGAACTTTCTGGCAACATAATAGACCTATGTCCCGTTGGAGCTCTCACGTCGAAGCCATACGCTTTTACAGCTCGTCCGTGGGAACTTACCAAAATCGAAAGTATAGATGTTCTTGATGCAGTTGGCAGTAACATCAGGATTGATGTAAAAGGGCAAACGGTGATGCGTATACTTCCGAGATTGAATGAAGAAATAAATGAGGAATGGCTCTCGGATAGGTCCCGTTTCTCCTATGACGGTCTAAGAGTACAGAGGTTGGATAGGTGCTATGTGAGAGTGAATGGCAAGCTCTGTGAGTCTACATGGAAAAAAGCAATATCCGAGATTGTTAAACAGATTGATCGCGTAAATCGTGAAGAAATTGCTGCAGTTGCAGGAGATTTGGCGGATGTGGAGTCAGTCTTCCTTCTAAAAAGGATGCTCAATAAATTGGGGGTTTCCAAAACCGAATGCAGGCAGGACGGGGCGAGTTATATGGTCTCGGAGCGCGATTTTTATACCTTTAATACTACTTTTGCTGGTATAGAAGAATCAGATTTCTGTTTTCTTGTTGGAGCAAATTTACGTGTGGATGCTCCACTAATAGCTGCAAGAATTAGAAAAAGGTGGTTGTCTGGTGATTATACCGTAGTGGGTTTAGGAAGCGATGCAAGATACGCTTTTGATGTCTCAAGCATTGGTAATGATGTTGCTACGCTTGTTGAGATAGCGTCCGGGAGAAATCAGAAATTCCAGGAGTTGTTTGGTAGTTCCAGAAGGCCAATGATGATCGTTGGTCCCGATGTTCTAAGCCGCACGGATGCGAATTATATCGTTTCATTGCTTCGAGCAATTGCTGAGAGATTTGGATTTTTTCAAGAGAGTTTTAATGGCTTCTCGGTGTTACAGCGTCACTCTGGCACTGTTGGCGCTCTGGATGTAGGATTTTATCACCAAGACGGTTTGAGGGGCGTTCTAAATGGTGATACGAAGCTCGTTTACCTTTTAGGTGCTGACGATTGTGTTGATAGCATACCTGAAGATGCGTTTGTTGTGTATCAAGGTCATCATGGTGATAGGGGTGCATCTAGGGCTAATGTCATACTTCCTGGTTGTTCTTACGTAGAAAAGGATGCGATTTATGTCAATACCGAGGGAAGGGCACAGCTTGCCTTTAGAGCTGTTTTTCCTCCTGGTGAGGCGAGGGATGATAGAGAGATTATAGCAGAACTTGCTCAAGCACTTGGTATTCCGTTTAGTAGTGTCAGTTTAGCACTTATAAGGACGAAATTAGAGAAGTTGGGGCCGCATTTTAAGCATCTTGGTATGTGTGTGCCTAGGGGTCCTTCCAAGTATGAATTTATGGGTGAGGCTGTTTTTGCAGACGAAGTTATTTCATTCAAAAAAAGGAATTTTTATATGTCCGATGTGATTAGTAGGGCTTCTAGTACGATGGCGAAGTGTAGTGAGGAGTTTAATGCTTTATCTTGTTCTCTCTAA
- a CDS encoding gamma carbonic anhydrase family protein, with protein sequence MTLLKLKETFPSTAGTSFIAENAFLIGNVTVGPRSSIWYGCNIRGDVNYIKIGSYTNIQDCTMIHVSHGEKGHTEIGSYVTVGHQCLLHACTLMDETFVGMGTIIMDGAIMESGSMVAAGSLVTSNKRIKSGELWLGRPAKFVRILTTEEISHIRESAIRYAGLAEEYIKDLSNKTIF encoded by the coding sequence ATGACCCTGTTGAAATTGAAAGAGACCTTTCCAAGTACCGCTGGCACTTCTTTCATAGCTGAGAATGCATTTCTTATTGGAAACGTTACAGTTGGTCCTAGAAGCAGTATTTGGTATGGGTGCAATATCCGAGGCGATGTTAATTACATAAAGATTGGCAGTTATACAAATATCCAAGATTGCACAATGATACATGTTAGCCACGGTGAAAAAGGGCACACAGAAATTGGTAGCTATGTCACTGTTGGACATCAATGCTTATTACATGCATGCACTTTAATGGACGAAACTTTCGTAGGTATGGGCACAATAATAATGGATGGCGCTATTATGGAAAGTGGATCAATGGTTGCAGCTGGCTCTTTGGTGACGTCTAACAAACGGATAAAATCCGGTGAACTATGGCTGGGGAGGCCAGCAAAATTTGTGAGAATACTTACCACAGAGGAAATCTCACATATAAGAGAGTCCGCAATAAGGTACGCTGGACTCGCAGAGGAATATATAAAAGATTTATCGAACAAGACAATTTTTTAA
- the nuoH gene encoding NADH-quinone oxidoreductase subunit NuoH yields MLYLVLSKLIWIVLLAIALILCVAYLTYAERKVIAATQLRVGPDLVGPFGLLQPIADAIKVLLKEIIIPNAASPKLFLFAPVIIFVLALVGWAVIPFGISEIDGVEVPTVIANVNLGVMYLLSVAALEVYGTIIAGWASKSSYSFLGALRSASQMISYEIVIAPVIMTVILLTGSLNLAEIVVIKHSLPYWVDILMLPMTFIFFVSILAETNRHPFDLPEAEAELVSGYNVEYSSIPFALFFLGEYANMILSSSIMATLFLGGWYPPIDWWGLSIVPGFIWFILKIVFVLFCFLIVRATLPRYRYDQLMRLCWKIFLPVTLLWIVVIGGLVAFNIV; encoded by the coding sequence ATGCTTTATCTTGTTCTCTCTAAGCTTATTTGGATAGTGCTACTTGCAATAGCGTTGATACTTTGTGTGGCCTATCTGACGTATGCAGAGAGAAAGGTAATAGCAGCAACACAACTCCGTGTCGGTCCCGACTTGGTAGGGCCGTTTGGGCTTCTTCAACCGATTGCTGATGCTATAAAGGTTTTGCTTAAGGAGATAATTATTCCGAATGCCGCCAGCCCAAAACTGTTTTTGTTCGCCCCCGTAATCATATTTGTGTTGGCGTTGGTAGGGTGGGCGGTCATACCGTTCGGGATATCCGAAATAGATGGTGTAGAAGTGCCAACTGTAATTGCGAACGTTAATCTTGGGGTTATGTACCTTCTTAGTGTTGCTGCGCTTGAGGTTTATGGAACGATCATTGCAGGTTGGGCGAGTAAGTCTAGCTATTCATTTTTGGGAGCACTTAGGTCGGCTTCTCAAATGATTTCATATGAGATTGTTATAGCGCCGGTGATCATGACGGTTATACTGCTCACTGGGTCCCTTAACCTGGCCGAGATAGTGGTGATAAAGCACAGTCTGCCATATTGGGTCGATATCCTGATGTTGCCCATGACTTTTATATTTTTTGTTTCGATTCTTGCAGAAACAAACAGACATCCTTTCGATTTACCCGAGGCAGAAGCTGAACTAGTTTCGGGTTACAATGTCGAGTACTCATCTATCCCTTTTGCACTCTTCTTTCTTGGAGAGTACGCAAATATGATATTGAGCAGTAGCATAATGGCGACGCTGTTTTTAGGTGGGTGGTATCCGCCAATTGACTGGTGGGGTTTATCCATTGTTCCGGGCTTTATCTGGTTTATTCTGAAGATTGTATTCGTTCTGTTTTGTTTTCTTATTGTCAGAGCGACACTCCCACGTTACAGATATGACCAGTTAATGAGGTTGTGTTGGAAGATATTTCTGCCTGTGACGTTACTCTGGATAGTTGTTATAGGTGGATTAGTAGCTTTTAATATTGTCTGA
- the rpsO gene encoding 30S ribosomal protein S15 codes for MVNEKAEVIKKFRTADNDTGSAFVQVALFTRRINNLTRHLQGFKKDYSSRLGLLKIISKRRRLLNYLAKNDRQGCKNLMEMLDIRK; via the coding sequence ATGGTTAATGAAAAAGCTGAGGTAATAAAAAAATTTAGGACGGCAGATAATGACACGGGATCTGCTTTCGTGCAGGTTGCGCTCTTTACTAGGCGTATAAATAACTTGACTAGGCATTTACAGGGATTCAAAAAGGATTACTCGTCTAGGCTGGGTTTGCTTAAGATCATAAGTAAGAGACGTAGGCTGCTCAATTATCTAGCAAAGAATGATCGTCAAGGGTGTAAGAATTTGATGGAAATGCTTGATATAAGAAAGTAG
- the sdhD gene encoding succinate dehydrogenase, hydrophobic membrane anchor protein, which yields MRCAVRSWLAQRITALLLFLLFIFLLFSLCSFKWIFPFDIEYLRCHLGILLVFATFVLITQYHALLGLNVIIEDYIASSILRRVLVFLNIIFVGSTLFAFVAVFYRLFF from the coding sequence ATGAGATGTGCTGTTAGGAGTTGGTTGGCTCAACGTATTACGGCTCTTTTGCTGTTTTTATTATTTATCTTTTTACTTTTCTCGCTTTGTTCTTTTAAATGGATTTTTCCATTTGATATTGAATATTTAAGGTGCCATTTAGGTATCCTTTTGGTATTTGCTACGTTCGTATTAATTACTCAGTATCACGCTTTGCTCGGATTGAATGTAATAATAGAGGATTACATCGCTTCTTCTATTCTGCGAAGGGTCCTTGTTTTTTTGAATATTATCTTCGTCGGCTCTACTCTTTTTGCGTTTGTAGCTGTATTTTATAGACTATTTTTTTAG